From the Fibrobacter sp. UBA4297 genome, one window contains:
- a CDS encoding DNA-processing protein DprA, whose amino-acid sequence MNNLNEYAYWMALAHAAIKTAVKNDILSWCHKQKKTVIDFFGLNESEWNSELGLDIKDIDALSRAKEQLPNNAFMAENLINQGYSLIPSMSPEFPQTLKKNLKMNGCPVLLYAKGNIALLNQPTAAVVGARAASEISIDFTRKISKKVAEEGKVVVSGFAKGVDREALDAAVKAEGSSIIVLPQGILTFSIGFKQYYRQIVEGKVLVVSAYAPKMPWSTWLAMDRNTLIYGMADEIYVAESNNGGGTWSGVMEGLKRGRKIFIREPGADEKNANKALIEKGCIPIKIEDNIIELAKTIPPLQHVSEKKAKYSTKKKKDSETLDLFGGGDGE is encoded by the coding sequence ATGAACAATCTGAACGAATATGCCTACTGGATGGCCCTTGCCCACGCTGCAATCAAGACTGCGGTAAAAAACGATATACTCAGCTGGTGCCATAAGCAAAAAAAGACGGTTATTGACTTTTTTGGTCTGAACGAATCTGAGTGGAATTCCGAACTCGGTCTTGATATCAAGGATATTGACGCCCTTTCGAGAGCAAAAGAACAGCTGCCCAATAACGCCTTTATGGCAGAAAACCTAATCAATCAGGGGTATTCGCTAATTCCTTCCATGTCGCCAGAATTCCCGCAGACACTTAAGAAGAACCTGAAAATGAACGGTTGCCCTGTTTTGCTTTATGCAAAGGGGAACATCGCTTTGTTGAACCAGCCGACAGCAGCCGTTGTCGGTGCCCGCGCAGCCAGTGAAATTTCAATTGACTTCACTCGAAAAATTTCAAAAAAAGTTGCCGAAGAAGGCAAGGTTGTTGTAAGCGGCTTTGCCAAGGGTGTCGATCGCGAAGCATTGGATGCTGCTGTCAAAGCGGAAGGCTCTAGCATAATCGTATTGCCGCAAGGAATATTGACTTTCTCGATCGGTTTTAAGCAGTACTACAGGCAAATCGTAGAAGGCAAAGTGCTGGTGGTAAGTGCGTATGCCCCGAAAATGCCTTGGTCCACTTGGTTAGCGATGGACAGAAACACGCTGATTTATGGCATGGCCGATGAAATCTATGTTGCAGAATCGAATAATGGTGGTGGCACGTGGTCTGGCGTTATGGAAGGTCTGAAACGCGGTAGGAAGATTTTTATCCGCGAGCCCGGTGCAGACGAAAAAAATGCTAACAAAGCACTTATAGAAAAAGGATGCATCCCCATAAAAATAGAAGACAATATCATTGAACTAGCGAAGACTATTCCGCCTTTACAGCATGTTTCGGAGAAAAAGGCAAAATACAGCACAAAAAAGAAAAAAGATTCAGAAACGCTAGACTTATTTGGGGGCGGAGATGGAGAATAG
- a CDS encoding RecQ family ATP-dependent DNA helicase, producing MNRQEAEQKLKEIFGFAHFYDAQWAAIKKILNNERVLMIQKTGFGKSLCYQFPATQLDGLTIVFSPLIALMRDQVNSLNEKGIVAKCINSNQTPEENEQILEDAKNGNIKILYIAPERQGNLSWQETVREIKVAMVVVDEAHCISQWGHDFRPDFRRIVDLVRILPENVPVLAVTATATERVQNDIQEQIGKNMTVLRGNLLRENLRLFVVKVKSENEKKIRIAEYLQHCDGSGLIYTGTRVNTQIYADWLKFVGINAEMYNASLEGEDRIRIEQGLKENRWKAIVATNALGMGIDKPDIRFIIHTQMPQSPIHYYQEIGRAGRDGKPSDIILFYNENVDKDGVPYDKMLPLSFINGAKPKTADYGRVINALKNAPLGERDVMRELNMRQTPVRTILADLLEQKIAVRNEKGKYEYRFDAPELDTRSFEELRQSKMNDLDAMMGYIETSAPRMDYLRKYLGDTITVPSKNCDNTNLVDYMPKRYSEETWLQLRNFKQDYFPEIAKKKSSKLELGFALANYSLEDGEIGQIVHNCKYEGAGDFPDDIVRRMARMIQKKMMGNKIDMLLYVPPTESGDLVKNLAVKVGELLGVPVCHNLKKMRQTTAQKIPQNAILKRKNVEDAFDFDSPEILEGKNVLLLDDIYDSGATLNEIAKMLKEKGAATITPVVIAKTVGGDL from the coding sequence ATGAACCGTCAAGAAGCTGAGCAAAAGTTAAAGGAAATCTTTGGATTCGCCCATTTTTACGACGCACAGTGGGCGGCGATTAAAAAAATTTTAAATAATGAACGCGTCTTGATGATTCAAAAGACTGGCTTTGGCAAGTCTCTCTGTTACCAGTTCCCGGCAACACAACTTGATGGCCTCACAATTGTCTTTTCCCCATTGATTGCCTTGATGCGTGACCAAGTGAATTCACTCAATGAGAAAGGAATTGTCGCTAAGTGCATCAACTCGAACCAGACTCCCGAAGAAAACGAACAGATTCTTGAAGATGCAAAGAATGGAAATATAAAGATTCTCTATATTGCTCCCGAACGCCAAGGCAACCTCTCATGGCAGGAAACCGTTCGTGAAATCAAGGTGGCCATGGTCGTTGTTGATGAGGCTCATTGCATTTCGCAATGGGGGCATGATTTTCGCCCGGATTTTCGACGTATTGTTGACCTTGTTAGAATCTTGCCTGAAAACGTCCCTGTGTTGGCTGTGACGGCAACAGCGACGGAGCGTGTCCAGAACGATATCCAGGAGCAAATCGGCAAGAACATGACTGTCTTGCGCGGCAACCTCCTGCGAGAGAATCTTCGCCTGTTTGTTGTTAAAGTCAAATCGGAAAACGAAAAGAAAATCCGCATTGCAGAATACTTGCAGCATTGCGATGGTTCTGGCCTTATTTATACGGGAACTCGCGTCAACACGCAAATATATGCGGACTGGTTGAAGTTTGTAGGAATAAATGCTGAAATGTATAACGCCTCTTTGGAGGGCGAAGACCGGATTCGGATAGAACAGGGGCTTAAAGAAAACCGCTGGAAGGCTATTGTCGCAACGAATGCTTTGGGTATGGGCATAGACAAGCCGGATATCCGATTCATCATCCATACGCAGATGCCGCAGTCCCCAATTCATTATTACCAAGAAATCGGTCGTGCTGGTCGTGACGGCAAGCCTTCAGACATCATTCTGTTTTACAACGAGAATGTGGATAAAGACGGAGTTCCTTACGACAAAATGTTGCCCCTCAGTTTTATCAACGGAGCAAAACCCAAAACGGCAGATTACGGACGCGTTATAAACGCCTTGAAAAATGCTCCCCTTGGCGAACGGGACGTAATGCGCGAATTGAATATGAGGCAGACTCCCGTAAGGACAATTCTTGCTGACTTGCTCGAACAGAAAATCGCCGTGCGCAATGAAAAAGGTAAATACGAATATCGGTTTGACGCACCTGAACTTGATACAAGATCTTTTGAGGAACTTCGTCAATCCAAGATGAACGATTTGGACGCCATGATGGGCTATATCGAAACATCGGCTCCCCGCATGGATTATCTCCGCAAGTATCTCGGTGACACGATAACGGTACCTTCTAAAAATTGTGATAACACCAATCTGGTGGACTATATGCCAAAACGCTATTCCGAAGAGACTTGGCTCCAGCTGCGTAATTTCAAGCAGGACTATTTTCCGGAAATAGCAAAGAAGAAATCCTCCAAACTTGAGCTTGGATTTGCGTTGGCTAATTATTCCCTAGAAGATGGCGAAATAGGCCAGATAGTGCATAATTGCAAATACGAAGGTGCGGGAGATTTCCCGGATGATATCGTTCGGCGAATGGCGCGAATGATCCAAAAGAAGATGATGGGCAACAAGATAGATATGCTGCTTTATGTCCCGCCGACTGAATCGGGTGACCTGGTCAAGAACTTGGCTGTAAAAGTTGGCGAATTGTTGGGCGTTCCCGTATGCCATAATCTTAAAAAGATGAGACAGACAACGGCACAGAAGATTCCCCAGAATGCTATTTTGAAAAGAAAAAATGTGGAAGATGCGTTCGACTTCGATTCGCCCGAAATACTCGAAGGGAAAAACGTTCTTTTGCTAGATGATATCTATGATAGTGGTGCGACATTGAACGAGATTGCAAAAATGTTGAAAGAAAAAGGTGCTGCAACCATAACTCCGGTAGTTATCGCTAAAACCGTTGGAGGCGATTTATGA
- a CDS encoding ORF6N domain-containing protein, which produces MENEISVIQNKIVAVRGQQVMIDRDIAELYGVETKRLNEQVKRNIERFPKEFCFQLSVVELQDLMSQTTALPFDNRSRSQFATLNIEKKRGSNIKYMPYVFTEQGVAMLSAVLKSETAVKASVQIMKAFVAMRKFLLANAQVFNRLDSLEMRQVESDKKINELFCRMDKYSIDNTQGIFFQGQIFDAYAKFENFIAQAKKEIVLIDGYVDLSVLERLVTKKEGVTVKIYTSSKAKLKEQDVKKFNEQYPQLDLKYTEKMHDRFMIIDGKILYHIGASLKDLGKKCFAFELLDSKFIADILEKV; this is translated from the coding sequence ATGGAAAACGAAATCTCCGTAATACAGAACAAAATTGTTGCTGTGCGTGGTCAACAGGTGATGATTGACCGCGATATAGCAGAATTGTATGGCGTTGAAACTAAACGTTTGAATGAGCAAGTCAAACGTAATATTGAGCGTTTTCCGAAAGAATTCTGTTTCCAGCTGTCAGTTGTAGAACTTCAGGATTTAATGTCGCAAACAACGGCATTGCCTTTCGATAATCGTTCAAGGTCGCAATTTGCGACCTTGAACATTGAAAAAAAACGTGGTTCGAACATTAAATATATGCCCTATGTTTTTACCGAGCAGGGCGTCGCGATGCTTTCTGCGGTGTTGAAAAGTGAAACGGCAGTGAAAGCTAGTGTCCAGATTATGAAAGCCTTTGTTGCCATGCGGAAGTTCTTGTTGGCAAATGCACAGGTTTTTAACCGCCTTGATTCACTTGAAATGCGTCAGGTTGAATCAGACAAGAAAATAAACGAGCTGTTTTGCCGAATGGACAAATATTCAATTGATAATACCCAAGGAATCTTTTTTCAAGGCCAAATTTTCGATGCGTATGCAAAATTTGAAAATTTTATTGCTCAAGCAAAAAAAGAAATTGTGTTGATTGATGGCTATGTTGACTTGTCTGTTCTTGAACGGCTCGTGACGAAAAAAGAAGGAGTCACGGTAAAGATTTACACGTCTTCAAAGGCAAAATTGAAAGAGCAGGATGTGAAGAAATTCAACGAGCAGTATCCGCAACTTGATTTGAAATATACAGAAAAGATGCATGACCGTTTTATGATCATTGACGGGAAAATTTTGTACCATATTGGAGCATCGCTGAAGGATTTGGGCAAGAAGTGCTTTGCTTTTGAATTGTTGGATTCCAAGTTTATCGCTGATATTTTGGAGAAGGTGTAA
- a CDS encoding type I restriction-modification system subunit M, with the protein MTTKQNIEKVLWNACDSFRGKINSSLYMEYILPMLFVKYLSDVYKETREKYEKQYKGDKQRVARAMSRERFVLDEASTFDYLYKNRNDNKIGEKINVALAAIENSNSAKLHNVFRAIDYNSSVNLGDVKEKNAVLKNLLEDFNDLDLRPSQLDNADIIGDAYEYMIANFASDAGKKGGEFYTPNKVSELVARLVKPKENDRIYDGTCGSGGLLLKAFAQIKNRKARIYGQEQNMQTWALCRMNMFLHGVDDAVIWQGDTLSNPGNIENDHLMKFQCIVANPPFSLDKWDSGFLGDASENDKKAKMSADLDPYKRFDWGVPPTSKGDYAFVMHFLHSLDDATGRMGIVLPHGVLFRGASEGKIRQTIIEKFNFLDAVIGLPANLFYGTSIPACILVFRKSRGASNRVLFIDASGDEHYEKGKNQNALREQDVEKIVETYKTYLEDLSFGGEEKYSYVATLDEIKENDYNLNIPRYVDTFEEEAPIDVDAVQKDIDRLEKELAEVRKQMAQKLKEIKRG; encoded by the coding sequence ATGACGACAAAACAAAACATCGAAAAAGTCCTCTGGAACGCATGCGACAGTTTCCGCGGGAAAATCAATAGTTCGCTTTACATGGAATATATTCTGCCGATGCTTTTCGTGAAGTATCTGAGCGATGTATATAAGGAAACCCGAGAGAAATACGAGAAACAGTACAAGGGCGACAAGCAGCGAGTGGCGCGCGCCATGAGCCGAGAGCGCTTTGTATTGGACGAAGCCTCTACATTTGATTATCTGTATAAGAACAGAAACGATAATAAAATTGGAGAAAAGATTAATGTGGCATTAGCCGCAATTGAGAACAGTAATAGCGCAAAGTTGCATAATGTGTTTCGGGCGATTGATTACAATTCGTCAGTGAATCTTGGTGATGTTAAGGAAAAAAATGCCGTATTAAAAAACCTTCTTGAAGATTTTAATGACCTTGACTTGCGCCCGTCGCAGTTGGACAATGCCGATATTATCGGCGATGCCTACGAATACATGATTGCAAACTTTGCATCGGATGCGGGCAAGAAAGGCGGCGAATTCTACACCCCGAACAAGGTTTCTGAACTTGTCGCGCGCTTGGTGAAGCCCAAGGAAAACGACCGCATTTACGACGGCACCTGCGGAAGCGGAGGCTTGCTGCTCAAGGCATTTGCGCAAATCAAGAACCGCAAGGCTCGTATTTACGGCCAGGAACAGAACATGCAGACTTGGGCTCTCTGCCGCATGAACATGTTCTTGCACGGAGTTGACGATGCCGTGATTTGGCAGGGCGACACACTCTCAAATCCAGGCAATATCGAAAACGATCACTTGATGAAATTCCAATGCATCGTGGCCAATCCGCCCTTCTCCTTGGACAAATGGGATAGCGGCTTCTTGGGCGATGCGTCCGAGAACGACAAGAAGGCGAAAATGTCCGCCGACCTCGATCCGTATAAGCGTTTTGACTGGGGCGTTCCGCCGACATCCAAGGGTGATTACGCCTTCGTGATGCATTTCCTCCATAGCCTCGATGACGCGACGGGCCGTATGGGCATTGTGCTTCCGCATGGCGTGCTGTTCCGTGGTGCAAGCGAGGGTAAGATTCGCCAGACGATTATCGAGAAGTTCAACTTCTTGGATGCGGTTATCGGACTCCCGGCGAACCTGTTCTATGGAACGAGTATTCCTGCGTGCATTCTAGTATTCCGCAAAAGTCGTGGTGCCAGCAATCGCGTGCTGTTTATCGATGCCAGCGGCGACGAGCATTACGAAAAGGGAAAGAATCAGAATGCTCTCCGAGAACAGGATGTTGAAAAAATTGTAGAAACCTACAAGACGTATCTTGAAGATTTGAGTTTTGGCGGTGAAGAAAAGTACAGTTACGTGGCGACCCTCGACGAAATCAAGGAAAACGACTACAACCTGAATATTCCGCGCTACGTGGATACCTTCGAAGAAGAAGCCCCGATAGATGTGGATGCGGTGCAGAAGGATATCGACCGTCTTGAAAAGGAACTCGCCGAAGTCCGTAAGCAGATGGCCCAAAAACTGAAGGAGATTAAGCGGGGATAG
- a CDS encoding restriction endonuclease subunit S translates to MFLKEVSNIRTGLVTARKQAKGPENGDFREYRLLSLRCIKEPGVLDVGLAEPYAANDELKQEFLTQQDDILVRLSAPYTAALVSNESTSYVVPSHFAIIRVDKSKVDPAYVLWILRQQSTLKQIYQNVSGTIAFGTINSSFFNDLKIDIIPLEKQRLIGAILKLSEREQALLSELARAKAELNMAIMVNAYKSLSKGK, encoded by the coding sequence ATGTTTTTAAAGGAAGTTTCGAATATAAGAACAGGGTTGGTTACGGCCCGAAAACAGGCAAAAGGGCCCGAAAACGGCGATTTTCGGGAATATCGCCTGCTCAGCCTGCGCTGCATCAAGGAGCCAGGCGTCTTGGACGTGGGCCTTGCCGAACCCTACGCCGCCAACGACGAACTGAAACAGGAGTTTTTGACCCAGCAGGACGACATCCTGGTTCGTCTTAGTGCCCCCTACACGGCGGCCTTGGTCAGCAATGAATCGACCAGCTATGTGGTGCCGTCGCATTTCGCTATCATCCGAGTTGACAAGTCGAAGGTGGATCCTGCTTATGTGCTGTGGATTTTGCGCCAGCAATCCACGTTGAAGCAAATCTACCAGAATGTAAGCGGAACCATCGCGTTCGGCACAATCAATTCCAGTTTCTTCAACGATTTGAAAATCGACATCATCCCGCTAGAAAAGCAGCGGTTGATCGGTGCAATCCTGAAGCTTTCGGAAAGGGAACAGGCCCTGCTTTCGGAACTCGCGAGGGCGAAAGCGGAATTGAACATGGCGATAATGGTCAATGCGTACAAAAGTTTAAGTAAAGGAAAATAG
- a CDS encoding ATP-binding protein, with translation MFKRKILKEFENWKISGGKQKALVVKGMRQIGKTSSVLEFARSNYESVVYINFKENENAKKVFEGDLNVSRITIDLSALFPNAHFVENKTVIIFDEIQECANARASIKPFMEDGRYDVICTGSLLGIKGYNRKKGKGVPTGFERIIYMKPMDFEEFLWAKGIGENVIAYLKDCYEKKEPVSEATHNAMLRYFKEYLCVGGLPYVVSRFVETNDMNVVWQEQQDILEEYKDDFGKHLDENENEEIDRTLLGRINRVFDSIPAQLAKENNKFVYSQLEKKGRSENYQTAIQWLYDCGIINICHNLTNIAEPLEGYKIENTFKIYVQDSGLFVAMLERGTAAKILSGDLGFYKGAIYENIIADCFSKQGRKLFYFRKESGLEIDFVENVGGELAIIEVKATTGRSKSAKTVLNNDNYAAKVCYKLSENNIGVAGKMVTLPYYMAMFLE, from the coding sequence ATGTTCAAGAGAAAAATCCTTAAAGAATTTGAAAATTGGAAGATTTCGGGGGGCAAACAGAAGGCCCTGGTCGTTAAGGGAATGCGTCAAATCGGCAAGACATCCAGTGTCCTGGAATTCGCCCGCAGCAACTACGAGAGCGTCGTCTATATCAACTTTAAGGAAAATGAAAATGCGAAGAAGGTTTTCGAGGGCGACCTGAACGTGAGCCGGATTACCATAGACCTTTCCGCGCTTTTCCCTAATGCGCATTTTGTCGAGAACAAGACCGTCATCATCTTCGATGAAATTCAGGAATGTGCAAACGCCCGCGCAAGCATTAAGCCTTTTATGGAAGACGGTCGCTACGACGTCATCTGTACCGGTTCCCTGCTAGGCATTAAAGGATACAATCGTAAAAAAGGGAAAGGCGTCCCAACCGGTTTTGAAAGAATAATTTATATGAAACCCATGGATTTCGAGGAATTTCTGTGGGCAAAGGGCATTGGCGAAAACGTCATCGCATACCTGAAGGACTGCTACGAGAAAAAAGAACCCGTAAGCGAGGCGACGCACAACGCCATGCTCCGCTATTTCAAGGAATACCTTTGTGTAGGCGGGCTCCCTTATGTCGTTTCTCGATTTGTCGAGACGAACGACATGAACGTTGTTTGGCAGGAACAGCAGGACATTCTCGAAGAATACAAGGATGATTTTGGCAAGCACCTTGACGAGAACGAAAATGAGGAAATCGACCGCACGCTTCTTGGCCGCATCAATCGCGTTTTTGATTCAATTCCCGCCCAACTTGCGAAGGAAAATAACAAGTTTGTTTATTCGCAACTAGAAAAGAAAGGCCGTTCCGAAAATTACCAAACCGCAATCCAATGGCTCTACGACTGCGGCATAATCAACATTTGCCACAACCTGACCAACATCGCAGAACCCCTTGAAGGCTACAAGATCGAGAATACGTTTAAGATTTATGTGCAGGATTCCGGCCTGTTTGTCGCCATGCTGGAACGCGGCACCGCGGCCAAGATTTTAAGCGGTGATTTGGGATTCTATAAAGGCGCCATCTACGAGAACATCATCGCAGATTGTTTCTCTAAACAAGGCCGCAAGCTGTTCTACTTCCGCAAAGAATCCGGGCTAGAAATTGACTTTGTAGAAAATGTCGGCGGCGAACTCGCCATTATTGAAGTCAAGGCGACAACGGGACGTTCCAAGTCGGCAAAGACCGTTTTGAATAACGATAACTACGCAGCCAAGGTTTGCTACAAGCTTTCCGAAAACAACATCGGTGTTGCAGGCAAGATGGTTACACTGCCGTATTACATGGCTATGTTTCTGGAGTGA
- a CDS encoding addiction module antidote protein → MLVSESDDPALFLRAIGHIARSKGMSQIAEKTGLGRESLYKALDEKAHPRFETIFKVLNAMGIQMTLDPKMRLRKRSKQTELCVAEKRALYRV, encoded by the coding sequence ATTTTAGTCAGCGAATCTGATGACCCCGCGCTGTTTCTCCGAGCCATCGGCCACATCGCGAGAAGCAAGGGAATGTCGCAGATAGCTGAAAAGACAGGACTCGGCCGTGAAAGTCTTTACAAGGCTTTAGACGAAAAAGCCCATCCGCGCTTTGAAACAATTTTCAAGGTGTTAAACGCCATGGGAATCCAGATGACGCTTGACCCTAAAATGAGGCTCAGAAAACGCAGCAAACAAACAGAACTTTGCGTCGCCGAGAAAAGGGCGCTATATAGGGTGTAG